TGGGACGGCCGCACCTGGGGCAGCGTGGCACCAGCTCCGTGGGGATCCGCATGTCCCTCTGTTCTGCAAACATTTTGCGGACGGTCTCCTCGTTGTCATAGGTCTCCTGATGGCAGGGCTTGGAGCACTGCCACAGGCCATAGTCCCCTGGGTGTAGAACAGCCGCTGCTTGTCGAAGCCCGCCAGCTGGAACTGGTGGTCCACATTGGTGGTCAGGACAAAGTAGTCCTTGTCCTTTATCAGCTTCAGCAGATCGCCATATACAGGCTTCGGCGCCTTTTCATAGCGGTTTACCAGGATCTGCCGGCTCCACCAGGCCCAGTACTCCTCCAGGCTTTCAAAAGGATAGAATCCGCCGGAGTACATGTCCTGGATGTCGTACCTGGACTGAAAGTCGCTGAAATACCGCCGGAACCGTTCGCCGGAGTAGGTCATCCCCGCAGAGGCGGACAGACCCGCCCCCGCCCCGACCACCACTGCGTCCGCAGAGGCCAGGGCCCCCTTCAGCTGCTCAATCGGGTCCGAGGAGACGGCGGTAGATGGCTGCGTCCAGGTCTTTGAAAACATTGAAGATCACCCTTTCTACGGAAGTTGTCTGCTGCTCCAGAAATTCCCGGACCGTTCTCACGGCGATCTCGGCGGCCTCCTGGTTTGGAAAGTGGAACTCCCCGGTGGAGATGCAGCAGAAGGCCACACTGCGGAGACCATGCTCCGCGGCCAGCGCCAGGCAGGAGCGGTAGCAGGCGGCCAGCTCCCGCCGGTCCTTCCAGGTCACCCATCTGCCCACGATGGGCCCCACAGTGTGGAGCACATACCGGGCCGGCAGGTTATAGGCACGTGTCAGCTTGGCCCGGCCGGCGGGCTCAGGATGCCCCTGGGCCCGCATGATTTCTGCGCACGCGTCCCGGAGCTGGAGCCCCGCCGCCGAGTGGATGGCGTTGTCGATGCAGCCGTGGCAGGGGGCGAAGCAGCCCAGCAGAGCGGAATTATCTGCATCCACAATGGCGTCCGCCCGCAGCCGGGTGATGTCCCCCTGCCAGAGCACCAGGCGGGGATCTCCTGCAGTGGGAGGCAGGGCATCCCCGTTCACCACGCCCTTTTCCTCCCGCTCGGCGGAGAGCAGGGCATCCTGGACTTCCAGAAATTTGGGGGCCAGGGGCATGGGCGGCCGGACATTCATCAGGGAGCGGAGCAGCCGCCGCTGTGAGAATGCATCCACCGGAAATGCTTCCGCCTGCTCCCGGTACTGAGGCATTTCCGCCAGAAGGGTTTGATTCAAATATTGTACCTGTTCCCTGCGATCCATGGGTCTCCTCCAAAGGAAAGATTCATTGTACGGTCTGATACCGGAAATGCCAGAGCGGAGATCGGCACAGAGCCCGCTTCCCGGCACTTGCAGAGGGCGTCCCCTTCTGCGGGAAAGCGCAGGCTGCTTCACCCCTCGCTTTCTATTGTACGGCGGGATTCACCACTCGTAAAGTACGCACAATGCTGTGACATAGGCACCGGGAGGTAACCAAGGGGCTGCGGGGCTTTCCACGGGGCGAAATTTTTCATCGCCGCCCCATGGGAGCTTGACAATCGCTCTGCAGGTACCATAAAATATGGATGATATCAGAGGATTTGAAGTGATCGGTATACAGGAGGGACCTGCAGATGGCAGCCGCGGCAAAAGAACTTCCGGCCTGTCCGGTGGAAACCACGCTGACGCTGATCAGTGACAAGTGGAAGGTGCTCATTCTCCGGGATCTGATGCCGGGGACAAAGCGTTTTGGAGAATTGAAGAAGTCCATCGGCTCGGTCAGCCAGAAAGTGCTGACGGCCCAGCTCCGGGAGATGGAGCGGAGCGGCCTGCTGACCCGTACGGTCTATCCGGAGGTCCCGCCCCGCGTGGAATACACGCTGACCGACCTGGGGTACAGCCTGAAACCCATTCTGGACGCCATGAGGAACTGGGGCGAGGCGTATAAGGCCCAAAAACAGGGGTAGCCCTCCCTCAGCGTCAAGCCGCCTGCTTTGGCAGCCTTTGCGGGGCGGTCCCGAAAGAGCCCCGACCCAGCAAAAAACAGACTGCTCGTGCAGTCTGTTTTTTGGATCCCGCCGTCCCGCAGCGGCAGGGCCCGCAAGGGTGCAGGCTTCCTCAAAGGGGAAACGACTCCATTACCAGAGTCAGGAGCGGGATCGTCAGGATCGAACACAGGGTGGAGGCAAACGCGATCTGCGAGGCAAAGACGGCGTCGCAGTCATACTTGTCCGCCAGAATAGAGCCCGTGCTGCCGGCGGGCATCCCCGTCATCAGGATACAGACATTGGTCAGCGTCGTGTCCAGGTGGAGCGGTTTGAGCAGTACGCACAGCAGAAGCGGGTACAGGACCAGCCGCAGGCAGGTGTACCACAGAACAGGCTTTGAGAACATGGAGCGGATGGGGGCGTCCGCCAGGATTGTCCCGATGACGAACATGGAGACCGGGACGGTGCAGCTGCTGACCGAGGCGACGGCGCTGTCCAGGAAGCCCGGCAGGGACACCGGAGCGGCCATCAGGAGCAGCCCCGCGAAAACGGCGATGATGCAGGGGTGGCGGACCAGCTTGCGGAAGGCGTCCTTCCTGCTGACGCTGGTGAAGAGGGACAGCCCCGCCGTCCACATGGTGAAGCGGAGCGGGATCTGGAACATGGACGTGTAGATCACGCCCAGATCCCCAAACAGCAGGCGGGCCACCGGCAACCCCACAAAGCTGGAGTTGGAACAGATGATGCCGTAGGAGAGAACGCTCCTCTGCTCCCGAGGGTACTTTCGGAAGAGCAGCTTGCTGCCGTATATGGACATCAGCTGGATGACTGCGGAAAGTCCAACCGCCAGCAGGCAGTTCCGGGCGAAGCCGTCTGGGAACACCATCCCGCCTAAAAAGGACTCGACGATATTGCAGGGCAGGATCACATCGATCAGCAGGTCGGAGAGCATCTTCCGCCCCGCCGCGTCGATGATCTTCAGCTTTTTGATGAGTACGCCCGTCAGGATCAGAAGGAACATCGTCTCCTGCAGGGACAGCATCTCCCAGAAAAACTCCATCCGCACGCCTCCTGTCCGGTCCCCCGCAGGCCCCGGTCTGCATTGTTATTCATTATATACCACCCAGACGGGATTGCAAGCGCCGGACACTTCTGTGCTTTTGTCACAGAAATCCCGGTCGGCGTGTGGTATACTCTTTTTAAAAGAGCCGCCGGACGGCCCGGCTCCCGGTGCCGGGAGCCCCGCCGCAGCAGCGGCGCGGACAGAAAGGATGCGTATGATGGGATTCTTTGGATTTCTGCAGCGGCCGGACCTGGGACAGGGGCTGGAGCGGTTTGCCGCCACGCCGAACGCCCTGCTGCTGGACGTGCGCACACAGGAGGAATATGCGGACGGTCATATTCCGGAGAGCCGGAATCTGCCGCTGCAGACGTTGGGGCGGACAGAGCTTCTGCCCCCCGCCCGGGAGACGCCCCTCTTCGTCTACTGTCTCAGCGGCGTCAGGAGCCGTCAGGCGGCCGGCCTGCTGCGGCGCATGGGGTATACTGATGTGACGGATCTGGGCGGCATCTGCAACTATCGTGGAAAGGTGGTCAAGTGAGATGAAAGTCATCATTGTAGGCGGCGTGGCCGGAGGCGCCACCGCCGCGGCCCGGCTCCGCCGGCTGGACGAGACCGCGGAAATCGTGGTATTTGAGCGGTCCGGATATGTATCCTACGCCAACTGTGGTCTGCCCTATTACATCGGCGGCGTCATCACCGACAAAGAGGAGCTGACGCTTCAGACGCCGGAGAGCTTCTGGCAGCGTTTCCGGGTGGACATGCGGGTGCGCCACGAAGTCACAGCCATCCACCCGGCAGAGAAGACCGTGGACGTGCGGAATCTCGCTACCGGCGAGACCTTTACCGAATCCTATGACAAACTGGTCCTCTCCCCCGGTGCCCGGCCCACCCAGCCGGCGCTGCCCGGCGTAGGGATCGACCGCCTGTTCACCCTCCGCACGGTAGAGGACACCCTGAAGATCCGGGAATTCATCGAACAGCACCATCCCCGGTCCGCGGTGCTGGCCGGCGGCGGCTTCATCGGCGTGGAGCTGATGGAAAACCTGCGGGAGCTGGGCATCGACGTCACCGTGGTCCAGCGGCCCCGCCAGCTGCTGAATCCCCTGGACGCGGACATGGCCGCCTTCCTCCACGCCAAGCTGCGGCAAAAAGGGGTGCGGCTGCATCTGGGCTGCACTGTGGAGGGCTTTGCCGCCAACGGTGACCGGGTCAATGTGCTGCTGAAGAACGAGGCGCCCCTCACCGCCGACATGGTGGTGCTGGCCATCGGCGTCACGCCGGACACCGGCCTCGCCAAGGCGGCCGGGCTGGAGCTGGGGATCAAGGGCAGCATCCTGGTGAACGACCGGATGGAGACCTCCGCGCCGGACATCTACGCTGTGGGGGATGCGGTACAGGTGAAGCACTTCGTCACCGGGCAGGACACCCTCCTCTCCCTGGCGGGCCCCGCCAACAAGCAGGGGCGCATCGCGGCGGACAACATCTGCGGCGGAGACAGCCGGTATCCCGGCTCCCAGGGCAGCTCCGTCATCAAGGTATTCGATATGACCATCGCCACCACCGGCGTCAATGAGAAGACGGCAAAACAGGCGGGCATCGACTGCGACAAGGTCTACCTCTCCCCCATGAGTCACGCCGGATACTATCCCGGCGGCAAAGTCATGACCTTGAAGGTGGTGTTCGAGAAGGGCACATACCGCCTGCTGGGCGCGCAGATCGTGGGTTACGAGGGTGTGGACAAGCGGATCGACGTGCTGGCCACGGCCATCCATGCGGGACTCTCCGCCCTCCAGCTGAAGGATCTGGATCTGGCCTACGCGCCGCCCTACTCCTCCGCCAAGGATCCGGTGAACATGGCAGGCTTTATGATCGAGAACCTGTCCCATGGGCTGGTGGAGCAGTTCTTCCCGGAGGATGTGGACGCCCTGCCCCGGGACGGCAGTGTGACGCTGCTGGACGTGCGGACCCCCGGCGAGTACGCCGACGGCCACGCGGAGGGCTTTGTTAACCTCCCGGTGGATGACCTGCGGGAGCGGCTGCGGGAAGTCCCGGTAGGCAAGCCGGTGTACGTTATCTGCCAGAGCGGCCTGCGGAGCTATATCGCGTGCCGTATTCTGGCCCAGCAGGGGTTCAAATGCTATAACCTCTCCGGCGGCTGGCGGCTGTATGAGACGGTGGTGCGGGACCGGACCGCCGCACAGGAGGCCTGGCCCTGCGGGATGGAGAAGTAAACAGGAAAACGCAAGCCACCCGCTGCAAAGGCAGCGGGTGGCTTCATTCATGATTGATTTCGACGGAAAGGACATCTTGAGTAGCATCTTTCTGCGGGGCTGCACGACGCGCCGCCCGATCCTGCCGCAGGGCCGCCAGGATCCCCAAGGATATGATCCCGCACACATAGAGATACTGAAATCCCTCATCGCCGCCGCTGGAATCAAAAAAGTGGACAGAGGAAAAATCGTCATCCGGAAACACCAGAACACCGCAGTACCGTAGCAGTCCATAGATCATTCCTGCGGCCAGAAGGGCCAGCCCGATCAGAAGGCACACCCTGACGATCTGCCGAATTCGCGGCCCTTTCCGCTCCAGTCCCCAGCGGGCGGCGGCAAAGCAGAGAATGCCGCAGGGTAACGACAGCGGCAGATACGTCAGTGCTTCCACCAGAAACAGCTTCATATCGGCTCCCCCTTTTCCACTATGATACACACTCTTTGGCCGGAAGTCAACAATGCCCTCCGGCGCGGGGCGGAGGCAGCGAGTTCGCTTTCTGATGAAAAAACAGGACACCCAAAGCTGGGTGTCCTGTTTCACTCTGGAGCGGGCAACGAGGCTCGAGCTCGCTTCCCGGCATCCCGCGAATGGCTGACCGCCATTCGCAGGACCCCTGCCTCACCTCTGATCCAATCGCGCCTTCGGCGCGGGGCGGAGGCAGCGAGTTCGCTTTCTGATGAAAAAACAGAACACCCAAAATTGGGTGTCCTGTTTCACTCTGGAGCGGGCAACGAGGCTCGAACTCGCTACCTCCACCTTGGCAAGGTGGCGCTCTACCAGATGAGCTATGCCCGCGGAACAAGAGGTATTCTACCAGAGAAACACCCGCTTGTCAAGACTCTTCTGCAAGATTTTCCGAATTTTCTTCCGCAGCAGCCGCGGCGTCTCCGCCCATCACAAACTCGATCAGCCCCACCGGACCCTGTGCCGGATAATAGGAGATCGTCCAGGGCGGCGTCTCTGCCAGACCTCGCGCCTCCCGGAGCTGTGCCACCGTCTCCTCCACCCGGGCCTGGCCGTCCTCTCCCCAATAGCCGACCCGGACCGCCAGCTCCGTGCGGCCCTCGTCCAGCGCCGCCTCCAGCAGGGCGGACAGCGCCTCCGTACTGGTGGCGTTCACCACCGCCTGGATCTGCTCCGCCGTCCGGCGGTAGCTGACCTGGATGCTGATCTCATAGTACCCCCGCTGGGACCGGCTGGAGGCGGTGATATACTCCACGGCATAGGCGCCCATAGGCGTCTCCTGCTGGACCTCCGTAGTGGCCTGCTCCAGTGTGTCCGCCACCGTCAGATCGTCCTCGTAGTTGTAGAGGCGGACCGTGGCGCTCTCCGTGTGCTGGCCGATGAGGATCAGCAGGTCGTTCACGATGTCCTGGTAGTTCTCCGCCCGGAGAGTCCCGGCGGCCTCGCTCTCCCAGAACTTGCTGCTGTGGGGCTCCACGGTGGCATAGTTCCGCTCCAGCAGGGCGCTGCACCCCGTCAGGGACAGGCTGACGCACAGGAGCAGGGTGAGATGGCGCATCTTCACGGCTCGGCGCCTCCTTTCCGGTCAGAATGGCCCAGGGACGGGCAGGGGCGCGCTTACAGCCCCAGGTCCTCGTCCACCAGCAGGACCTCCGTCTCCATGCCCAGCATAGGCCCCCAGAGAGTCACCAAGGCGCGGCAGACCCGCTCAGGACTCCGGCAGTCGTAGCAGCGGTCCGCCTTCACGGCGCAGGGCGTCTTCTTCCCCAGCTGCCGGGCGCGCTGGGGTGCAGCCACGTTCCGGGCCCGGTACACCGCCGCCTCG
This DNA window, taken from Dysosmobacter welbionis, encodes the following:
- a CDS encoding winged helix-turn-helix transcriptional regulator; this translates as MAAAAKELPACPVETTLTLISDKWKVLILRDLMPGTKRFGELKKSIGSVSQKVLTAQLREMERSGLLTRTVYPEVPPRVEYTLTDLGYSLKPILDAMRNWGEAYKAQKQG
- a CDS encoding FAD-dependent oxidoreductase codes for the protein MKVIIVGGVAGGATAAARLRRLDETAEIVVFERSGYVSYANCGLPYYIGGVITDKEELTLQTPESFWQRFRVDMRVRHEVTAIHPAEKTVDVRNLATGETFTESYDKLVLSPGARPTQPALPGVGIDRLFTLRTVEDTLKIREFIEQHHPRSAVLAGGGFIGVELMENLRELGIDVTVVQRPRQLLNPLDADMAAFLHAKLRQKGVRLHLGCTVEGFAANGDRVNVLLKNEAPLTADMVVLAIGVTPDTGLAKAAGLELGIKGSILVNDRMETSAPDIYAVGDAVQVKHFVTGQDTLLSLAGPANKQGRIAADNICGGDSRYPGSQGSSVIKVFDMTIATTGVNEKTAKQAGIDCDKVYLSPMSHAGYYPGGKVMTLKVVFEKGTYRLLGAQIVGYEGVDKRIDVLATAIHAGLSALQLKDLDLAYAPPYSSAKDPVNMAGFMIENLSHGLVEQFFPEDVDALPRDGSVTLLDVRTPGEYADGHAEGFVNLPVDDLRERLREVPVGKPVYVICQSGLRSYIACRILAQQGFKCYNLSGGWRLYETVVRDRTAAQEAWPCGMEK
- a CDS encoding protein-ADP-ribose hydrolase, whose protein sequence is MDRREQVQYLNQTLLAEMPQYREQAEAFPVDAFSQRRLLRSLMNVRPPMPLAPKFLEVQDALLSAEREEKGVVNGDALPPTAGDPRLVLWQGDITRLRADAIVDADNSALLGCFAPCHGCIDNAIHSAAGLQLRDACAEIMRAQGHPEPAGRAKLTRAYNLPARYVLHTVGPIVGRWVTWKDRRELAACYRSCLALAAEHGLRSVAFCCISTGEFHFPNQEAAEIAVRTVREFLEQQTTSVERVIFNVFKDLDAAIYRRLLGPD
- a CDS encoding rhodanese-like domain-containing protein; amino-acid sequence: MMGFFGFLQRPDLGQGLERFAATPNALLLDVRTQEEYADGHIPESRNLPLQTLGRTELLPPARETPLFVYCLSGVRSRQAAGLLRRMGYTDVTDLGGICNYRGKVVK
- a CDS encoding AEC family transporter, whose translation is MEFFWEMLSLQETMFLLILTGVLIKKLKIIDAAGRKMLSDLLIDVILPCNIVESFLGGMVFPDGFARNCLLAVGLSAVIQLMSIYGSKLLFRKYPREQRSVLSYGIICSNSSFVGLPVARLLFGDLGVIYTSMFQIPLRFTMWTAGLSLFTSVSRKDAFRKLVRHPCIIAVFAGLLLMAAPVSLPGFLDSAVASVSSCTVPVSMFVIGTILADAPIRSMFSKPVLWYTCLRLVLYPLLLCVLLKPLHLDTTLTNVCILMTGMPAGSTGSILADKYDCDAVFASQIAFASTLCSILTIPLLTLVMESFPL